DNA sequence from the Pseudophryne corroboree isolate aPseCor3 chromosome 6, aPseCor3.hap2, whole genome shotgun sequence genome:
ctgacagtgctccaggcctcgcggtccaccgtcatgctgaaggctttgaggaagcagagcctgagctctgttcctgagcacctgcagttgctggtttgtgtggtttacctcttgtgcctctagaggccgtagaagcacctctggattttcccttaaacttggctgtcagaaaggactgtaaatttgaagctgaataagctttcctggctgggggatctgctgaaggaagatacgtagacttacccgcagtagctttggatatccatttgtctagtttgtctccaaacaaggcctctcgttGAGAAtgttaggccttccacgcctttcctggagtacacatcagcagtccactggcgtagccacaagcccctgcttgCCGACACAGCCATAGCGGTGGTGTTTgcgttaagcaaaccaatctcttatggcttccaccataaagttcgcagagtcctgtatatgctgcaggagtaaaacaatatcccccctagacaaggaatccaacccctcaattaggttacctgaccatttagcaatggcttttgtgatccacgcacatgcaatagtgggtcactgggccaccccagcagctgtgtacaatgattttagtgtagtctctattttacgatcagccatatcTTTTATTGAGGCTGcaacagggacaggcaatacaaattttcttgacagcctagagactgatgcgtcctctatcggtggattttcccattttttcctatcctccagaggaaaaggaaaagatgagagcaaccttttagggatttggaatttcttatcaggattaacccacggttctccaaacagggtattcaattcctttgatgtagGAAAAGTGAcggacttctttttttacattaaaataacatTCCTCACACTCctttgacaccttatcaggaatttgtagaacatctctgatagcctctataagagcctctaatccctgtgacagagtagcatcccccccctccaaatccacctcatcctcctccatgtctgacccgtcagagtcagactgcagcatatgggccagagatcgtttttgcgggcaAATGGGAGAGGactgagatgctgttttggggactgagtttctattcataaactcatccacagtctgtcttaagtattgcgtctctttctcattgcgggatagtttttagaaatatttgagatcatttccttaatggaattaacccattccggttcagcccgctattctgggaaggtgcactgccatgagtacccagtagtgagccccctggtgaagaggaacactccgctgtacaagaaacacaaatctttgcctgacataatgtaaatgtgacagcacacacacaggaaaaggttaagcacaagtaacccacaaagagcccttcagggagacagtcATTTGGACCCAGCCCCCACCACGCCctcatcgctaatgccaagcttagccgggtcatagATTATGtaccctaacagggaacttagtacactaataatcgctcccccccccccccccaccttgctatgaccccctggtaccgctgaggtaatctggagttactccagaggagctgcgcatccctgtcagtcagcttctgtgtccactgcagagggaaaatggcgctggtgagctgctgaatccTTGCTTCCCAAACTCTTTAGAATCACGGCGccgtagagtatcagattttttttcacagcacccctaggccaaaagtttgttattgtgaaataaaaaaaaacacattaaattacgtaaattgtgtttatctgtcatccttaggttcagttgtgtggtgaggtacaggattcacttctgtttgtccacatatgttatgactggcagccgccagcactggttttgcctattacattgaccataaataatttgaattggtcctggaccaccaatccatagctcccctgcaagtgtcctgaggcaccccactgCACTAGATTATTAAATGTATCTTACAGTAAGTAGAAGACCATTTTTCTAGGACTACTGAATTTATTATGTAGCCATTTATGACACTGTATGATTCCCCTAATGACATACACAAAAAATACATTTAAGATGCTGTTGCCGGGATTGTTTATGTCATCAATATTGTGTGACTGTAAATGAGATGTAGATGTACTGTAGACATCCATATTTTAAAAACTGCATTTTCTATACGTCAGGAAAGTTTAGGAGTTAAGTGCTCCAGTTCCATTAAGTTATTAATATAAAATAATGTGTATATAAGTTGTGGAGTATTTGTGACTAATGCCAGATGCTAAACCCCTCTCTCTGTATAATTGTTCTTTCCGGTCTGTAGAGTGAAACCTCTCCTCAGCACCTGAGATGTTTGCTCCCGGCGGGTCCGGTGGCTCTTCCATTCCTAGGAGAAGAGGCCATGGGGCCCATGCCCTTCCTAAACAGCCAGAAAGAAGCCTGGCATCTGCTCTGCCCGGTGCTTTGTCCATAACGGCTCTGTGTACCGCCCTGGCAGAGCCAGCATGGCTACATATCCATGGAGGAACGTGCAAGCGCCAGGAGTTGGGGGTGGCGGATGTGCTTGGGGCGGAGGATCCTgagctgctgatcagtgagtgttCTCCTGTACTGTCTCTGTTCCATGGAAGTTGTATCATTTATATATTTGTGACGTGTATAGAAATGCAGCACTAGTATAAAGTTGCTAGCCATGTTGTATGGCCAATTTTGCTCAAAGCCTAAATGTTCTTTGTTATTCTTCTATGGTGACTTCTGCTTTTACTCAATATTGGGAGACTCCTACTGTGCGGTCTGCCTTAGCAAAAACACTAATAAACAGAATTATAGGTCTGTCCAATCATTGTGGTGTCAGCATTGTCATTGTTGGACCTTTTGACGACATCCTGGTTAGCCAGTAACTAGAAGGGCAAGAAAAACATTGGATTTCTTGCACGCCCCAATTTTAACCAATTAACCTAAAATATGAATTCACTGCAACAACATTCAGACCTGCGTCCTTCTCATACAGCCCCGCCAGTAGCTGAATACAGTAGCCTTCTCAGCCACGTGACAAGTCATTCATAGATAGAACAACTGAACTTGTATGTGAGACTTGATGCTGCTACTGTAACCTCACAGGTTAATGTGGCTCTCTTGTAGAAGCAAGAGCCAATTGTGAAGCCCCTGAATGACAGATTGCTCACCACTGCTGTAGACATGCATTTTCTTGTCCAACTCTGGAGTTAATATTTTTTATCATTGATCTACTGCTAAAACCACCATGTAGCGGATGTTATGCCATATTGCTGTTTTACTGATaaccagaccaaggtgaaatattaaCAGTTTATGTTCCGTCCCTTGGATCGTTCTACATTATGATGCTTTGGGGGAGATTCATCAGTGCTTGGagggagagatgaagtaccaaccaatcagcttctgtcatgttacatgaaaaatgacagcagctgtttAGTTTATACTTTCTCTCTCCCCATGCTTTGACagatctcctctcccccccccccatccgccctTATCTCCTCCCACTATTcccagacttaggggtatattcaattgaagtcaaaaactgccgtctgtcgaaaagatggcagtttttgacttttttataggtcggaaggggtcccaacctattcaatattttcgacaagttgaaaaattcgacttgtcgaaaagcacatggatcggcggtatagctgccgatccgcatgcttgtgtcgaaaacgttttggcccccttttcgaccatctcagtccgacatcaaaagatgtaggactgagatgcggacccagaggaggagaggggggagagccgcagggagacgggggactgccgcgggcagccagaggagatcagcgctacagcacagcgctgcagcaggatgtcacacagccgggccgctcacggcagcgtccttccggctccagcaagcttagtggagccgggtggacactgccgtgaggtcgggcggctgtgtgacatccttctgcaacgctactgtagcgctgatctcctctggctgccggcggctgtccccccgCTGGTCTCCTCTGGGTCACTCATCTCAGTTCAACTTGAAAAACTTCtaaactggtccttttctccactgttttcactgcttcattataGACACCTTTAGTTCTTATTGTGTTACAGAAATTTGGAATTAACTGTTCATGATCATCTGTGTACACCAAGTGTCTCTTCATTGCCCAGCTTTCTATGGTAATGTTATACTATTATTATGTACACAAAGATCGTTTACACTGAATATCAAATTCTTTTTTCCCGTATACTTTGCAGAGTTCTGTATGAACCGTCAGACTATCCTTCTCCTTCGCGTCATTGCTGGCTTCTGCTTCCTGGGCATTGCCTGCAGTATGACTGCCTTCTTGCTTGATGTCTTTGGGCCCAAACACCCAGCGCTGAAGATTACACGGCGCTACGCCTTCGCACACATCCTGACAGGTAGGTTTACTGGATCACAACAATAAAACTTTGAAACCTGTTGCGTGAGGCAGGGCTGAAAGCTTCCAGAAGTGAAGCAAAGGAACTCTAGGGTAAACCATGGAAGTATTTGAGACTTCCATAGTCGTTACCGTGCAGTAATGACTGTAGCATTTGTATAACACCGATGCTGCTTACAAAGTGTAATAAATGAAATCAGGTTGCATATTTTATAAATTATGTTTATTATTTACCTCAGAAGGGAAATGAATGTGGGAGCTCCCTCTCATAGAAATGTACTTCTGTACAATCAGTTATGTTCTCTATAGAACCAAGtaatatataattaataatagtaataaatccTAACTACAtataactaatgggccctacagactgggcgacccgccgccgagctgcccaaccaccgatacggcagacgggcgactcggcagcggggggagtgaagtttcttcactcccaccgGTTCCTTAGcaatgcatgcaaatatggacgagatcgtccatattggcctgcatgcacaagcgacgggggggcatcgttcatcgttggtgcctccacactgaaaaatatgaacggtatctcgttcattaatgaacgagatcgttcatatcttttactggtatcgaccagtgtgtagggcccttaagacattTCTCAAAAAGAATAGTGGGACTTTAAGAAACCAATCTGATTGTATCATTTTTTGAGTTTAGACATTGAATACAAACAGAAGTGCTGCTATGTGCTACTgcacccttttctctaacgtcctagtggatgctggggactccgtaaggaccatggggaatagacgggctccgcaggagacagggcactttaagaaagaatttggatactggtgtgctctggctcctccctctgtgtccctcctccagtttgaatctgtgcccggacgagctgggtgctacttagtgagctctcctgagcttgctataagaaagtattttgttaggtttttttattttcagagagatctgctggcaacagactctctgcagcgtgggactgaggggagagaagcagccctacttactgaagataggtcctgcttcttaggctactggacaccattagtacaCAGGATCTCGCCCTTTgtcatccgatcccggagccgcgccgccgtccccctcgcagagccggaagacagaagccgggtgaaagaagcaagaagacttcaaaatcggcggcagaagactccagtcttcaaactgaggtagcgcacagcactgcagctgtgcgccattgctcccacattaaacccacatactccggtcactgtagggtgcagggcgcaggggggggggcgccctgggcagcaattaggacctcttggcaaaagttgggcatatatacagttgggcactgtatatatgcatgagcccccgccataattttacacagaaacgcgggacagaagcccgccgctgagggggcggggcttcttcctcagcactcaccagcgccattttctctccacagctccgctgagaggaagctccccaggctctcccctgcagattcacggtagaagagggtaaaaagagagggggggcacataaattaggcgcaaaaacattatatacagcagctactgggttaacactaagttactgtgtgattcctgggacatatagcgctggggtgtgtgctggcatactctctctctctctgtctctccaaaaggccttgtgggggaacggtcttcaaaaagagcatcccctgtgtgtgtgtgtgtgtggtgtcggtacgcttgtgtcgacatgtttgacgaggaaggctatgtggaagcagagcgggagcaaatgaatgtggggacggcgtcgacacctgattggatggatatgtggaaggttttaaatgataatgttaattccttgcataaaaggttggataaagctgaaaccttaggacagtcggggtctcagcccatgcctgatcctatgtcgcagaggccgtcagggtctcagaagcgcccactatcccaaattgttgacacagatatcgacacggattctgactccagtgtcgatggcgatgatgcaaagttacagcctaaattggctgaagctatccgttatatgattatagcaatgaaggaggtgttgcacatcacagagggaaccccagtccctgacaagagggttcatatatatggggaaaaaaggcaggtggtgacctttcccccttcacatgagctaaatgagttatgtgaaaaggcttgggaatctccagataaaaaactgcagatttccaaacggatgcttatggcgtatcctttcccgccaacggacaggttacgctgggaatcctcccctagggtggacaaagctctcacacgcttatccaagagggtagccctgccgtcacaggatacggccaccctaaaagatgctgcggatagaaagcaagagggtaccctgaagtccatttatatacattcaggtaccttactaaggccggcaattgcatcggcctggatgtgtagtgctgtagcagcatggacggataccttatctgaggaacttgataccttggacaaggatactatactaatgaccctggggcatataaaagacgctgttctatatatgagagatgctcaaagagacattagccttctgggctctagaataaatgcaatgtcgatttctgccagaagggtcctgtggactcggcaatggacaggcgatgccgactcaaaaaggcacatggaggttttaccttacaagggtgaggagttgtttggggagggtctctcggacctggtctccacagctactgctggaaagtcaaattttttgccatatgttccctcacaacctaagaaagcaccgtattaccaaatgcagtcctttcgatcacaaaaaggcaagaaagtccgaggtgtgtcctttcttgccagaggcaggggcagaggaaagaagctgcacaacacagctagttcccaggaacagaagtcctccccggcttccactaaatccaccgcatgacgctggggctccacaggcggagctaggcccggtgggggcgcgtctccgaaatttcagccacaagtgggttcactcccaggtggatccctgggcactagagattgtgtctcagggatacaagctggaattcgaagagatgccccctcaccgatacctcaaatcggccctgccagcttcccccttagagagggaaatagtgttagctgcaattcacaaattgtatcttcagcaggtggtggtcaaggttcccctccttcaacagggaaagggttattattcgaccatgtttgtggtaccgaaaccgaacggttcggtcagacccatattgaatttaaaatccctgaacatatacctgaaaaggttcaagttcaagatggaatcgctcagagcggtcatcgcaagcctggaagggggggattttatggtgtctctggacataaagcatgcataccttcatgtccccatttatccacctcatcaggcgtacctcagatttgtggtacaggattgtcattaccaattccagacgttgccgtttggtctctccacggcaccgagaatatttaccaaggtaatggcggaaatgatggtgctcctgcgaaagcaaggggtcacaattatcccatacttggacgatctcttcataaaggcgaggtccagagagcagttgctgatcagcgtagcacgttctcgggaagtgttacaacagcacggctggattctaaatattccaaagtcgcagttgattcctacgactcgtctgcccttcctgggcatgattctggacacagaccagaagagggtttatctcccgatggagaaggctcaggagctcatgagactggtcagagacctattaaaaccaaaacaggtgtcggtgcatcactgcacgcgagtcctgggaaagatggtggcatcatacgaggccattcccttcggcaggttccatgcgaggacctttcaatgggatctgttggacaagtggtccggatcacatctacagatacatcggctgatcaccctatcccccagggccagggtgtctctcctgtggtggctgcagagtgctcaccttctcgagggccgcagatttggcattcaggactgggtcctggtgaccacggatgcaagcctccgagggtggggggcagtcacacagggaagaaatttccaagggctgtggtcaagtcaggagacttgccttcacatcaatatcctggagctaagggccatatacaacgccctaagtcaagcggagaccctgcttcacgaccaatcggtgctgattcagtcagacaacatcaccgcagtggctcatgtaaaccgccaaggcggcgcaaggagcagggtggcgatggcggaagccaccagaattcttcgctgggcggagaatcacgtaagagcactgtcagcagtgttctttccgggagtggacaactgggaagcagacttcctcagcaggcacgacctccacccgggagagtggggacttcgtcaagaagtcttcacgcagattgcaagtcggtgggaactgccacaggtggacatgatggcatcccgcctcaacaaaaagctacagaggtattgcgccaggtcaagagaccctcaggcgataactgtagacgcactagtcacaccgtgggtgttccagtcggtttatgtatttcctcctcttcctctcatacccaaggtgctgagaatcataagaaaaagaggagtgagaacaatactcattgttccggattggccgagaaggacttggtatccagatctgcaagaaatgctcacagaggacccatggcctctgcctctaagacaggacttgttgcaacaggggccctgtctgttccaagacttaccgcggctgcgtttgatggcatggcggttgaacgccggatcctaacagaaaaaggcattccggatgaggttattcctacgctgataaaggctaggaaggacgtgacggctaaacattatcaccgtatatggcaaaaatatgttgcgtggtgtgaggccaggaatgcccctacgtaggaattccagctgggccatttccttcacttcctacagtcgggagtgactttgggcctgaaattgggttccattaaggtccagatttcagccctatccattttctttcaaaaagaactggcttctctacctgaagtttagacgtttgtaaagggagtgctgcatattcagcccccttttgtgcctccagtggcaccttgggatcttaacgtggtgttgagtttcctgaagtcacactggtttgagccactcaaaaccgtggagttaaaatttctcacgtggaaggtggtcatgccattagccttggcttcagctaggcgtgtgtcagaattagcggctttgtcacataaaagcccctatctggttttccatatggacagggcagaattgcggacccatccacaatttctgccaaaagtggtgtcatcttttcatatgaaccaacctattgtggtgcctgtggctactcgtgacttggaggattccgagttactagatgtggtcagggctttgaaggtttatgtagccagaacggctagagtcaggaaaactgagttgctgtttatcctgtatgcatccaacaagctgggtgctcctgctttaaagcaaactattgctcgctggatctgtaacacgattcagcaggctcattctgcggctggattgccgcttccaaaatcagtaaaagcccactccacaaggaaggtgggctcttcttgggcggctgcccgaggggtctctgcattacagctttgccgagcagctacttggtcaggttcgaacacttttgcaaagttttacaagtttgataccctggctgaggaggaccttctgtttgcttattcggtgctgcagagtcatccgcactctcccgcccgtttgggagctttggtataatcaccatggtccttacggagtccccagcatccactaggacgttagagaaaataagattttacctaccggtaaatctatttctcgtagtccgtagtggatgctgggcg
Encoded proteins:
- the TMEM127 gene encoding transmembrane protein 127; this translates as MFAPGGSGGSSIPRRRGHGAHALPKQPERSLASALPGALSITALCTALAEPAWLHIHGGTCKRQELGVADVLGAEDPELLIKFCMNRQTILLLRVIAGFCFLGIACSMTAFLLDVFGPKHPALKITRRYAFAHILTVLQCATVIGFCYWASELILALQQQHKQYHGSQVYVTFAVSFYLVAGAGGASILATAANLLRHYPTEEEEQALELLSEMETDSYPSEYDVMNPFQPPPAYTP